The Deltaproteobacteria bacterium HGW-Deltaproteobacteria-6 genome has a segment encoding these proteins:
- a CDS encoding aldolase — MIYENKDQLKKGCENILACEDGDVRILDEGGFQSKLIDDLIYTVVFSPDPGTKEAAAFLIRRGAAALGIMSASIQSLYEAMGRREVGGFTVPAINLRGMTYDVAQAVFRAAMKGDVGPVLFEIARSEIDYTSQRPQEYTCAITAAAVKSGWRGPIFIQGDHFQMNAKKFAADADKETQTVKNLIWEAIEGGFYNIDIDTSTLVDLSQPTIKDQQRTNFSLAAELTTMIRDLEPEGVTVSVGGEIGEVGGKNSTVEELQAYMDGYLEELKKRGDDFKGISKISVQTGTTHGGIPLADGTVAKVKIDFDVLEKLSEMSRLKYGLSGAVQHGASTLPDEAFDRFPATGTAEIHLATGFQNMILDSKKFPADLRAKIYDYLKANMQDERKEKDTEEQFIYKTRKKVFGPFKLELWHLPADIRNSICAELERQFAFLFDKLKVNGTRGLMDQYIKPVDVPLKMPASLKG; from the coding sequence ATGATTTACGAAAACAAAGATCAATTGAAAAAAGGATGCGAAAACATACTCGCCTGTGAAGACGGTGATGTCCGCATTTTAGATGAAGGCGGGTTTCAGAGTAAATTAATCGATGATTTGATCTATACGGTCGTGTTCAGCCCCGATCCCGGAACGAAGGAAGCTGCGGCTTTTCTGATCCGCCGGGGAGCGGCGGCGCTGGGGATTATGTCCGCGTCGATTCAATCACTCTATGAGGCGATGGGCCGCAGAGAGGTTGGCGGTTTCACCGTTCCGGCCATCAATCTCCGCGGGATGACCTACGATGTCGCGCAGGCTGTTTTCCGCGCCGCCATGAAAGGGGACGTGGGACCGGTCCTTTTTGAAATTGCCCGTTCGGAAATCGACTACACCAGTCAAAGACCGCAGGAATATACCTGTGCGATCACTGCGGCGGCCGTCAAATCCGGCTGGCGCGGCCCGATTTTTATTCAGGGCGATCATTTTCAGATGAATGCCAAGAAATTTGCCGCGGATGCGGATAAAGAAACGCAAACGGTCAAGAACCTGATCTGGGAAGCCATTGAAGGCGGATTTTATAATATTGACATTGATACCTCCACGCTGGTTGATTTGTCTCAACCCACGATCAAAGACCAGCAGAGAACCAATTTCTCGCTCGCAGCGGAGCTGACCACCATGATTCGTGATCTGGAACCGGAAGGCGTTACCGTTTCGGTGGGCGGCGAGATCGGCGAGGTGGGCGGTAAAAACAGCACAGTGGAAGAACTGCAGGCCTACATGGACGGTTACCTCGAAGAACTCAAAAAGCGCGGCGATGACTTCAAGGGGATCAGCAAGATCAGCGTGCAGACCGGAACAACGCACGGCGGCATCCCGCTGGCCGACGGCACGGTCGCGAAAGTCAAGATTGATTTCGACGTTTTGGAAAAATTGTCTGAAATGTCCCGCTTGAAATACGGTTTGTCCGGTGCGGTTCAACACGGCGCATCAACCCTGCCCGACGAGGCGTTTGACCGTTTTCCCGCCACCGGCACCGCCGAGATTCATCTCGCGACAGGGTTTCAGAATATGATCCTGGACAGCAAAAAATTTCCGGCGGATCTGCGGGCGAAAATTTATGATTATCTGAAAGCCAACATGCAGGACGAGCGGAAAGAAAAAGATACGGAAGAACAATTTATTTACAAGACCCGCAAGAAGGTCTTCGGGCCGTTCAAACTGGAATTGTGGCATCTGCCGGCGGATATCCGTAACAGCATCTGCGCCGAGCTGGAGCGCCAATTTGCATTTCTGTTTGACAAGCTCAAGGTCAACGGCACCAGGGGCCTTATGGATCAATATATTAAACCGGTTGACGTACCGTTGAAAATGCCCGCATCACTGAAGGGCTAG
- a CDS encoding nitroreductase: MTSITEIIQKRYSCRSYSADQVEESVLQSFRQTVSAPQKGPFGNSPRFVLISMDTFSRDDWKKLGTYGVIKNAHLYLAGMISPAPMATQDYGYCKEKLILKATELGLSTCWMGGTFAISAFGRAAGMRRNELLPTVTPIGYAAKRRSLTERVMRGIAGSDHRQPWSALFFNGSVANPLSPEDAGTYREALENVRLAPSASNKQPWRIVYEPARNTFLFYLSRAFGYRHMRDVSLQEIDIGIAMCHFDLTLKESGLAGSWRQDDSAPSIKSLEYMASWQAGS, translated from the coding sequence TTGACGTCCATAACGGAAATCATTCAAAAGCGTTATTCGTGCCGTTCCTATTCGGCTGATCAGGTCGAAGAATCCGTTTTGCAGAGTTTCCGGCAAACAGTCAGCGCCCCCCAAAAGGGACCTTTCGGGAACAGCCCGCGCTTCGTTTTGATCTCCATGGACACGTTTTCCCGCGACGACTGGAAAAAACTGGGGACTTATGGCGTGATTAAAAATGCTCATCTGTATCTGGCGGGCATGATCAGTCCCGCGCCGATGGCCACTCAGGATTACGGTTACTGCAAGGAAAAACTCATCTTAAAAGCCACCGAACTGGGTTTGAGCACCTGTTGGATGGGCGGCACTTTTGCAATCAGCGCCTTCGGACGCGCAGCGGGAATGCGGCGAAACGAGCTGCTGCCAACCGTCACCCCCATCGGCTACGCGGCGAAACGCCGCAGTCTGACCGAACGCGTCATGCGCGGCATTGCCGGCTCCGACCACCGCCAGCCCTGGTCTGCCCTTTTCTTTAACGGCAGTGTCGCAAATCCACTTTCGCCCGAAGATGCAGGGACATACCGTGAAGCGCTGGAAAACGTGCGTCTGGCGCCTTCGGCTTCCAATAAACAACCCTGGCGAATCGTCTATGAACCGGCCCGGAATACTTTTTTGTTTTATCTATCGCGAGCCTTCGGATACCGCCACATGCGGGATGTTTCCCTGCAGGAAATCGATATCGGCATCGCCATGTGCCACTTTGACTTGACTCTCAAAGAGTCGGGGCTTGCCGGAAGCTGGCGTCAGGACGATTCCGCACCGTCGATCAAATCATTAGAGTATATGGCAAGCTGGCAGGCAGGAAGTTAA
- a CDS encoding ABC transporter ATP-binding protein, with product MTLSSSDSISVTDLEKKFGAFVAVNKITFSVKKGEIFGFLGANGSGKSTTIRMLCGIITPTSGAGLVAGHDIMRDAEEIKHSIGYMSQKFSLYEDLTPFENLRFYLGIYDVPESQWPERIDWVLNMARLQEVRNRKTRELPPGWRQRLALGCSLLHKPDILFLDEPTSGVDPVTRQHFWNFIKQLVKGGMTIFVTTHYMDEARFCERIVMINAGNIVAAGSPAEIIAGACPGRPDADLNDAFIALMMRTDT from the coding sequence ATGACACTTTCCAGCTCTGATTCCATTTCCGTGACCGATCTGGAGAAAAAATTCGGCGCTTTTGTCGCGGTTAACAAGATTACCTTTTCCGTAAAAAAAGGCGAAATATTCGGTTTCCTCGGCGCCAACGGTTCCGGCAAGTCCACGACGATTCGCATGCTCTGCGGCATCATTACCCCGACATCCGGAGCGGGATTGGTTGCCGGCCACGACATCATGAGGGATGCCGAAGAAATCAAGCATTCCATCGGTTACATGTCGCAAAAATTTTCCCTTTATGAAGATTTGACGCCCTTTGAAAATTTACGCTTTTATCTGGGAATCTATGATGTGCCGGAATCCCAATGGCCGGAGCGCATTGACTGGGTTTTAAATATGGCGCGCCTGCAGGAGGTGCGCAACCGCAAAACCAGAGAATTGCCGCCGGGCTGGCGCCAGCGCCTGGCTTTGGGCTGTTCGCTGCTGCACAAGCCGGATATCCTGTTTCTGGATGAGCCGACTTCCGGCGTTGATCCGGTCACCCGGCAGCATTTCTGGAATTTCATCAAACAACTGGTCAAAGGCGGCATGACGATATTTGTGACGACCCACTACATGGATGAAGCGCGGTTTTGTGAAAGAATTGTCATGATTAATGCCGGTAACATTGTGGCTGCGGGCAGCCCCGCGGAAATTATTGCCGGCGCCTGCCCGGGCAGGCCTGACGCTGACCTGAATGATGCATTCATCGCTCTGATGATGAGGACAGACACTTGA
- a CDS encoding histidine kinase encodes MDPKVLRHKVENINALPTMPAVLKRLSSVIEKPRITIVEISAFISNDPALTTKVLKMVNSAIYGFPGRIASVSHATMLLGLNVIKGLLLGVSVFELMQKTMSGLYEHSLATAIASRVIAQKKNLKEPEEVSVAGLLHDIGKVILTLEFAQEYEKAMKEAEEKKIAIFDAEKIQFNATHADVGGWLAEKWRFPTNLIEVIQFHHRPTLAKTAPMETAIVHMADLLVRARGFGFAGENFVPEVNPVAYELLNLSNEDIKDVLREMEDNMEAAEDIN; translated from the coding sequence ATGGACCCGAAAGTATTGCGTCATAAAGTGGAAAATATCAATGCGCTGCCCACCATGCCCGCGGTTTTGAAGCGGCTTTCCTCCGTTATCGAAAAACCGCGGATCACGATTGTCGAAATCAGCGCCTTTATTTCCAACGACCCGGCCTTGACCACCAAGGTTTTGAAAATGGTGAATTCCGCGATATACGGATTTCCGGGGAGAATCGCTTCCGTTTCGCATGCGACGATGCTCCTGGGATTGAATGTTATCAAGGGACTGCTCCTGGGGGTGTCCGTTTTTGAATTGATGCAGAAAACGATGAGCGGACTTTATGAGCACTCACTGGCGACCGCGATTGCTTCCCGCGTGATTGCTCAAAAGAAAAACCTGAAGGAGCCGGAAGAGGTTTCGGTTGCCGGCCTTTTGCACGATATCGGCAAAGTCATTTTGACGCTTGAATTTGCCCAGGAATATGAAAAGGCCATGAAAGAGGCCGAGGAAAAAAAGATAGCGATCTTTGATGCGGAGAAAATTCAATTTAACGCAACACACGCCGATGTCGGCGGCTGGCTGGCAGAAAAGTGGCGCTTTCCAACCAATTTGATTGAAGTCATTCAATTTCATCACCGCCCGACTCTGGCGAAAACCGCTCCGATGGAAACGGCTATTGTGCACATGGCCGATCTGCTGGTGCGGGCACGGGGCTTTGGCTTTGCCGGAGAAAATTTTGTGCCGGAAGTCAATCCGGTTGCCTATGAACTTCTCAATCTTTCCAATGAGGACATTAAAGATGTCCTGAGGGAGATGGAAGATAATATGGAAGCGGCGGAAGATATCAACTAA
- a CDS encoding hemolysin secretion protein D, with translation MIRNHCHVKRREALKKKIIIIVFVILFIGAGTFVYFGQKKGQQNELFFSGTIEATQANLSFQVPGRVALVHVREGQPVTKNQLIAQLDRAEFQSRFDQAKAGLDRAVQARQQAAIALAISKKTLPSEVTRAEAGVKSAKDMLADAEKNYRRYEELFSQEVVTEKERDAMKLGYDVAKSRLNESLSLLRLAEGNLTRIDAARQEIETAAAQIDVAKAALNQAAIQLDYTQLKAPQNGVVTSRNIEPGETVNVGREVITIADLSRVDLKIFVDETEIGKVKPNQKVLVKVDTFPGKSYTGYVSFISPEGEFTPKIIQTKKERVKLVYLVKVSIMNPDFELKAGMPADAVLMQ, from the coding sequence ATGATTCGAAACCATTGCCATGTCAAACGGAGGGAAGCATTGAAAAAGAAAATTATCATCATTGTGTTTGTCATCCTTTTTATCGGGGCGGGAACTTTTGTATATTTCGGCCAGAAGAAAGGCCAGCAAAATGAACTGTTCTTTTCCGGAACCATTGAAGCAACACAGGCCAATCTGTCTTTCCAGGTGCCGGGCCGCGTGGCCCTCGTCCATGTGCGGGAAGGCCAGCCGGTGACTAAAAACCAGCTGATTGCCCAGTTGGATCGCGCGGAATTCCAGTCGCGCTTTGATCAGGCCAAAGCAGGCCTCGACCGTGCGGTGCAGGCCAGACAGCAGGCCGCTATTGCGCTCGCCATCAGCAAAAAAACATTGCCTTCCGAAGTGACACGGGCCGAAGCCGGTGTGAAAAGTGCAAAGGACATGCTGGCGGATGCGGAAAAAAATTACCGGCGTTATGAAGAACTCTTTTCTCAGGAAGTGGTCACGGAAAAGGAACGCGATGCCATGAAGCTCGGTTATGATGTCGCGAAATCACGTCTCAACGAAAGCCTGTCCCTGCTCAGACTGGCCGAGGGCAATCTGACCCGGATCGACGCGGCGCGCCAGGAAATTGAAACAGCCGCGGCGCAGATCGATGTGGCCAAAGCAGCGCTTAATCAGGCGGCTATTCAACTGGATTATACGCAATTGAAAGCGCCGCAGAACGGCGTCGTCACCAGCCGCAATATCGAACCCGGTGAAACGGTCAATGTCGGACGGGAAGTCATTACTATTGCCGATCTCTCCCGTGTTGATTTGAAAATTTTTGTTGATGAAACGGAAATCGGCAAGGTCAAACCCAACCAGAAAGTTCTGGTAAAGGTCGATACCTTTCCCGGTAAAAGTTATACAGGCTACGTGTCTTTCATCTCCCCGGAAGGAGAATTTACGCCAAAAATCATTCAGACAAAGAAAGAACGGGTCAAGCTGGTTTATCTGGTGAAAGTATCCATCATGAATCCCGACTTTGAGCTCAAGGCGGGCATGCCGGCCGATGCCGTCTTGATGCAATAG
- a CDS encoding ABC transporter permease: MSWLRIRELVRKEFIQLFSDKRNRAMLFVFPFIQLMIFGYVVNYDISNIRVAVLDYSKTYESRRLADSFTGSRIFHITHHAATERELAELLLQGKIDIGIKLSRDFASVIRKGQTASVQILVDGSMSNMATMRVAYTSSVLDKFNREELRALYPRQMSYGKVDARIRTWYNPNLDSQYFFVPGIVAILVMVTAFILTAIAIIREKEDGTMEQLIVTPLKSYELIIGKTIPYIIISLAQMSAVIVLAIFWFKIPLEGSILLLFFATCLFLLSTLGIGLFISTISSTKQQAMMTSFFFIMPFFMLSGFVFPIANMPEVVQWLTFLNPLRFFLVILRGIFLKGVGLEVLWPQYLALAVLGTIVFSGAIGRFKKRLD; encoded by the coding sequence ATGAGCTGGCTTCGCATCAGAGAACTGGTTCGCAAGGAATTCATCCAGCTTTTCAGCGATAAACGCAATCGGGCGATGCTGTTTGTTTTCCCTTTTATTCAATTGATGATTTTCGGTTATGTCGTCAATTACGATATCAGCAATATCCGCGTGGCTGTTCTGGACTATTCCAAAACCTATGAAAGCCGGCGGCTTGCCGACAGCTTCACCGGCAGCAGGATCTTTCACATCACTCATCACGCGGCCACTGAACGCGAACTGGCTGAACTGCTGCTGCAGGGGAAAATCGATATTGGGATTAAGCTCAGCCGGGATTTCGCATCGGTTATTCGAAAAGGGCAAACCGCTTCCGTTCAGATCCTTGTGGACGGTTCCATGAGCAACATGGCGACGATGAGAGTGGCGTATACGTCATCCGTTCTGGATAAATTCAACCGTGAGGAGCTGCGCGCGCTCTATCCCCGGCAGATGAGCTACGGCAAGGTGGATGCGCGCATTCGAACCTGGTACAATCCCAACCTTGACAGCCAGTATTTTTTTGTTCCCGGAATTGTCGCCATTTTAGTCATGGTGACCGCTTTTATCCTGACCGCTATTGCCATCATCAGAGAAAAGGAAGACGGCACGATGGAACAATTGATCGTCACGCCTTTAAAATCCTATGAACTGATCATCGGCAAAACGATTCCCTATATTATTATTTCACTGGCCCAGATGTCGGCGGTTATTGTTTTGGCCATTTTCTGGTTTAAGATACCCCTGGAGGGCAGTATTTTACTGCTTTTTTTCGCCACCTGTTTATTTCTGCTCAGCACGCTGGGCATCGGACTTTTTATATCGACCATATCGTCAACCAAACAGCAGGCGATGATGACCTCCTTCTTTTTTATCATGCCATTTTTTATGCTCAGCGGTTTTGTCTTTCCCATCGCCAACATGCCTGAAGTCGTGCAATGGCTGACTTTCCTTAATCCCCTGAGATTCTTTCTGGTCATTCTCCGGGGCATTTTCCTCAAGGGCGTGGGACTTGAGGTGCTCTGGCCTCAATATCTCGCCCTGGCTGTTTTAGGAACGATCGTCTTTTCCGGCGCAATCGGCCGCTTTAAAAAACGGCTGGATTAG
- a CDS encoding phenylacetic acid degradation protein, with protein MDEMLELGRQVLAAQPFSVLIGAELTGFAVGSAELKVPIKHELKQQHGFLHGGVVSYAADNALTYVGGSVLGPAVVTSEYKINYVRPAMGDYIIARATAVYVGKTQAVCRCDVFAVKDAKENLCATAQGTITKLGQSK; from the coding sequence ATGGACGAAATGCTCGAACTGGGCCGGCAGGTTCTGGCGGCCCAACCCTTCAGTGTTTTGATTGGGGCGGAGTTAACCGGTTTTGCCGTCGGCAGCGCCGAATTGAAAGTGCCCATCAAGCATGAGCTCAAACAGCAGCACGGTTTTTTGCATGGCGGCGTCGTCAGTTACGCGGCGGACAATGCGCTGACCTATGTGGGAGGAAGTGTTTTGGGCCCGGCCGTGGTGACGTCCGAATACAAGATCAACTACGTGCGGCCGGCGATGGGTGATTACATCATCGCGCGTGCAACCGCGGTTTACGTCGGAAAAACCCAGGCTGTCTGCCGGTGCGATGTTTTCGCCGTCAAAGACGCGAAAGAGAATCTGTGCGCGACAGCTCAGGGCACCATTACCAAACTTGGACAATCCAAATAG
- a CDS encoding ABC transporter ATP-binding protein, with protein sequence MVTIPENSRSMVEVKNVTLRFNLVEAVKDASFQVDYGNIFGLVGSDGAGKSTLLRLIATMIKPTEGEIYIGGQNVLTEKQKIKNMIGYMPQRFGLYQDLTVDENINFFMDVFGIERAERKKRREKYLGFSNLLPFADRPAGNLSGGMKQKLGLACVLSHEPQLLILDEPTNGVDPVSRHEFWEILGSMKKEGMTIIISTAYLDEGEKCDHLGLMHRSRLLDTAAPPVIRGKYHSLEEAIIERIKAVDGGLAHDTFQL encoded by the coding sequence ATGGTCACAATCCCGGAGAATTCCCGATCGATGGTAGAGGTCAAAAACGTTACCCTGCGTTTCAACCTTGTTGAAGCCGTCAAAGATGCTTCTTTTCAGGTCGATTACGGTAATATTTTTGGTCTGGTCGGCTCCGACGGCGCCGGCAAGTCGACACTGCTTCGGCTGATTGCGACCATGATCAAACCGACTGAAGGTGAAATTTATATAGGAGGCCAAAACGTCCTGACCGAAAAACAAAAAATAAAAAATATGATCGGCTACATGCCTCAGCGTTTCGGCCTGTATCAGGATTTGACCGTCGATGAGAATATTAATTTTTTTATGGACGTTTTCGGAATCGAACGCGCGGAAAGAAAAAAACGCCGAGAGAAGTATCTGGGGTTTTCCAATTTGCTGCCCTTTGCGGACAGGCCCGCCGGGAATCTTTCGGGCGGCATGAAACAAAAGCTGGGGCTGGCCTGCGTGCTTTCACATGAACCGCAATTACTGATCCTGGACGAGCCGACCAATGGTGTTGATCCGGTATCGCGGCACGAATTCTGGGAAATACTGGGGAGTATGAAAAAAGAGGGCATGACGATCATCATTTCCACCGCCTACCTGGACGAAGGTGAAAAATGCGATCATCTGGGATTAATGCATCGTTCCCGTCTTCTGGATACGGCGGCGCCTCCGGTCATTCGCGGCAAATATCATTCGCTGGAAGAGGCGATCATTGAACGCATTAAAGCGGTTGACGGGGGGCTGGCACATGACACTTTCCAGCTCTGA
- a CDS encoding diguanylate cyclase response regulator gives MKTVVVVCKDVILNNVIERRLKDIYQVVTFHNMPSALDYVYNSIPNLIVMSITDDDSLSLNVLNDLKSDPMFQQLPVLAVLPEKFSITDWTHLLVEDYIRRPDLETDFMARVNLSILRSERIVEINPLTRLPGNISINKEIQERIDAKKEFAFGYADLDYFKPFNDRYGFSRGDEVIKMTGRIILGVIKSKQPQGSFIGHVGGDDFVFIIDTPLVEEAAAEIIKAFDSLIIGLYDHADLKQGFIKSFDRAGKASQFPVMGISIGITETRNRAFTHYGEITEIAADMKKFAKRFTGSCYKTDQRQPDPKPG, from the coding sequence ATGAAAACAGTCGTTGTCGTCTGTAAAGATGTTATCCTGAATAATGTGATTGAACGGCGTCTGAAAGATATCTATCAGGTCGTCACTTTCCACAACATGCCTTCGGCGCTCGACTATGTTTATAATTCCATTCCCAACCTTATTGTCATGAGCATCACGGATGATGATTCGCTGAGTCTCAATGTTTTGAACGATTTAAAATCCGACCCGATGTTCCAGCAGCTGCCGGTTCTGGCGGTTTTGCCTGAAAAATTTAGCATTACCGATTGGACGCACCTGCTGGTGGAGGATTACATCCGCCGGCCGGATTTGGAAACGGATTTCATGGCGCGTGTGAATCTGTCCATCCTGCGTTCGGAGCGAATCGTGGAAATCAACCCCCTGACCCGTCTGCCGGGCAATATTTCCATCAACAAGGAAATACAGGAGCGCATCGACGCTAAAAAAGAATTTGCCTTCGGCTATGCCGATCTCGATTATTTCAAGCCCTTCAACGACCGCTATGGTTTCAGCCGCGGGGATGAGGTCATCAAGATGACCGGCCGCATTATTCTGGGCGTGATCAAAAGCAAGCAGCCGCAGGGCAGTTTTATCGGCCATGTCGGCGGTGATGATTTTGTTTTCATCATTGATACGCCGCTGGTGGAAGAAGCGGCGGCAGAGATCATCAAGGCTTTCGACAGTCTGATTATCGGACTGTATGACCACGCCGATTTGAAACAGGGCTTCATTAAATCCTTTGACCGCGCGGGCAAAGCCTCTCAATTTCCGGTGATGGGCATTTCCATCGGGATTACCGAAACGCGCAACCGCGCCTTTACACACTACGGAGAAATTACCGAAATCGCCGCCGATATGAAAAAATTCGCGAAACGTTTTACGGGCAGTTGTTATAAAACCGATCAAAGGCAACCCGATCCGAAGCCGGGATAA
- a CDS encoding fructose-bisphosphatase class I encodes MGEGINDYTKNIVDLRRHMWREGIEVELRRLIWQIAVVGKYISAKIHESNRKLAGFKNIYGEEQLALDRVTDDILKNKLQNSGFVSHYASEELEDIVAIGTGREKYIVTADPLDGSSLVDTNLAIGTIIGIHQKSIFDCGRNSMVAALYITYGPLITMIYSAGKGTHEFVLDREGEYVLSEEKIQLKEKGSIFSPGGLRKDWTDAHLRFVEKLEQDGYKLRYSGGFVPDINQVLIKKGGLFTYPALKKSPQGKLRLLFELQPMAFITEQAGGLATDGKDDILSLKVTSVNQCSPIYIGSAAEVTMAGQFLSQ; translated from the coding sequence ATGGGCGAAGGCATAAATGATTACACAAAAAATATTGTTGATCTGAGACGCCACATGTGGAGGGAAGGCATCGAAGTGGAATTGCGGCGGCTGATCTGGCAGATTGCCGTGGTCGGCAAGTATATCTCCGCCAAAATCCATGAATCCAACCGCAAGCTGGCCGGGTTTAAAAATATTTACGGTGAGGAACAACTGGCTCTGGATCGCGTCACCGACGATATCCTGAAAAACAAATTACAAAACTCCGGGTTTGTGAGCCACTATGCTTCCGAGGAACTGGAAGACATCGTGGCCATCGGCACGGGCCGGGAGAAATATATTGTCACCGCCGACCCGCTTGACGGTTCGTCGCTGGTGGACACCAATCTGGCCATCGGGACGATTATCGGCATTCATCAGAAATCTATTTTTGATTGCGGAAGGAATTCGATGGTGGCCGCGCTTTACATTACTTACGGTCCGCTGATCACGATGATTTATTCGGCGGGCAAGGGCACCCATGAGTTTGTTCTGGACCGGGAAGGGGAATATGTCCTTTCCGAAGAAAAAATTCAGCTCAAGGAAAAAGGATCCATCTTTTCACCGGGCGGCTTGCGTAAAGACTGGACGGACGCACATCTGAGGTTTGTTGAGAAACTGGAGCAGGACGGCTATAAACTGAGATACAGCGGCGGGTTCGTTCCCGATATCAATCAGGTCCTGATTAAAAAGGGCGGCCTGTTTACCTATCCCGCGCTGAAAAAATCGCCTCAGGGGAAGCTGCGTCTGTTGTTTGAACTGCAGCCGATGGCTTTTATTACGGAACAGGCGGGCGGGCTGGCTACGGACGGCAAAGACGATATTTTATCCCTGAAAGTAACATCGGTTAATCAGTGTTCGCCGATTTACATCGGCTCTGCGGCGGAAGTGACGATGGCGGGACAATTCCTGTCGCAATAA
- a CDS encoding alcohol dehydrogenase has translation MKAAVLEKITSIRENPQPLSFVDLPEPVPAERQLLIRVAACGVCHTELDEIEGRTPPSSLPFILGHQIVGTVQKCGPCAVKFSEGQRVGIGWIGQACGQCAACRLGLENLCPDFKATGRDLPGGYAQYVTVAEDFAFLIPSVFSDSEAAPLLCAGAIGWRSLRLAGLCNGDPLGLTGFGASAHLVLQLARHLYPDSRIFVFARAASERNFALDLGSAWAGDTGEKSPQKLSAIIDTTPVWKPVLEALENLAPGGRLVINAIRKEETDKEQLLRLDYPLHLWQEKEIKSVANVARRDIEEFLEFAARIPIIPDIEEYPFADANRALAELKAGQIRGAKVLKMD, from the coding sequence ATGAAAGCGGCTGTTCTGGAGAAAATTACGAGCATTCGTGAGAATCCACAGCCGCTTTCTTTTGTGGATCTTCCCGAACCCGTGCCTGCGGAGAGGCAGCTTCTGATTCGCGTTGCCGCCTGCGGCGTCTGCCATACCGAACTCGACGAAATCGAAGGCCGGACGCCCCCATCCTCATTGCCGTTTATTCTGGGACATCAGATTGTCGGCACTGTGCAAAAGTGCGGTCCGTGTGCCGTAAAATTTTCCGAAGGTCAGAGAGTCGGGATCGGCTGGATCGGGCAGGCCTGCGGCCAGTGTGCGGCTTGCCGGCTCGGCCTGGAAAATCTCTGTCCGGATTTTAAAGCAACCGGAAGGGATTTGCCCGGTGGTTACGCGCAATATGTAACGGTGGCGGAGGATTTCGCTTTTCTCATCCCGTCTGTTTTTTCCGATAGTGAGGCCGCGCCGCTTTTATGCGCGGGCGCCATCGGCTGGCGGTCGCTTCGCCTGGCCGGTCTTTGCAACGGCGATCCTCTGGGGCTTACGGGTTTTGGTGCGTCGGCTCATCTGGTTTTGCAGCTGGCCCGTCACCTTTATCCCGATTCCCGCATATTTGTTTTTGCCCGCGCCGCGAGCGAGCGGAATTTTGCACTGGATCTGGGCTCGGCTTGGGCCGGCGATACAGGCGAGAAAAGCCCGCAGAAGCTTTCCGCGATCATTGACACGACGCCCGTGTGGAAGCCGGTCCTCGAAGCATTGGAAAATCTGGCGCCCGGCGGCAGGCTGGTGATTAACGCCATCCGCAAGGAGGAAACGGATAAGGAACAGCTGCTGCGGCTCGACTATCCGCTGCATCTGTGGCAGGAAAAAGAAATTAAAAGCGTGGCGAATGTGGCGCGCCGGGACATTGAAGAATTTCTGGAATTCGCCGCGCGCATCCCCATCATTCCCGACATCGAGGAATATCCGTTTGCCGACGCCAACCGGGCGCTTGCGGAATTAAAAGCCGGGCAAATACGCGGCGCGAAAGTGTTGAAAATGGACTAG